In one Nicotiana tomentosiformis chromosome 6, ASM39032v3, whole genome shotgun sequence genomic region, the following are encoded:
- the LOC104118240 gene encoding C2 domain-containing protein At1g53590-like — protein MTSITEATMIHHVAIVLILLWLLNSFDYSHPLAYFLSLIYLYLVHEQYITRLLRKVQFEEKRQSNQRRVLSDSETVRWLNHALEKLWPVCMEEIVSQKILLPIIPWFMQKYKPWTVKDIVAQHLYLGRSPPMFTEMRVLRESTGDDHLVLELGMNFRSADDMSAILAAKLRKRLGFGMVTKLHLLGMHVEGKVLVGVKFLRKWPFLGRMRVCFAEPPYFQMTVKPIFTHGIDVTELPGVAGWLDNLLAVAFEQTLVEPNMLVIDMEKFVSPQPDESWFSVDAKEPIAHVILEVLEAENMKPADFNGLADPYVKGRLGPYRFRSKTQKKTLAPQWQEEFKIPVCSWESPNNMLNVEVRDKDHFSQDDTLGDYSINVCDYRDGQRHDIWLSLQNVKMGRLRLAITVLEGSEKGAEKSYERAKMDHKQERNSVDMDVDMDTAETGSLSTDLDKQSSKVADKYEPINIEGQQETGMWAHHPGSEVPQVWEPRKGKSRVIDGEIHGSDADSTGSFKSKTGGSTRGDECMPDESNGTKKHSTNLINRGFHKIGSLFHRSQRNEEKSGNLGEPVPSPHANLKAVNAKEIGVKFIMDDSVSRTPREDGTESNEGNGQGSAKKGKVKERAKNILKIAVSRKSSRKSKGESESTASERDLSVESDSSDDDYSLSVGSPLVDGRSVSSRLIDSTGVENSNDSTMKSSGSVDTESTKEVVHTGSEGL, from the exons ATGACAAGTATAACGGAGGCTACAATGATACATCATGTGGCTATTGTGTTAATTCTACTATGGTTGCTTAATTCTTTCGATTATAGCCACCCTTTGGCGTACTTCCTTTCCCTCATCTACCTTTATCTG GTTCATGAGCAGTATATAACTAGATTACTGAGGAAAGTGCAATTTGAGGAAAAAAGACAGTCGAATCAACGACGA GTGCTTTCTGATTCTGAAACAGTGAGGTGGTTAAACCATGCACTTGAAAAGCTCTGGCCAGTATGTATGGAGGAGATCGTTTCGCAGAAAATTCTCCTCCCTATCATTCCGTGGTTTATGCAGAAATACAAACCTTGGACTGTG AAGGACATTGTAGCGCAGCATCTCTACTTAGGAAGAAGCCCACCTATGTTCACAGAAATGAGGGTTCTTCGTGAATCTACAGGGGATGATCATCTC GTTTTGGAGCTGGGAATGAATTTTCGTTCTGCTGATGACATGAGTGCGATTCTTGCTGCGAAGCTGAGGAAAAGGTTGGGCTTTGGAATGGTGACAAAGTTGCATCTGTTGGGAATGCATGTCGAAGGAAAG GTCTTGGTTGGGGTCAAGTTCCTGAGAAAGTGGCCGTTTCTTGGTCGTATGCGGGTTTGCTTTGCTGAGCCTCCTTATTTTCAGATGACTGTAAAGCCAATTTTTACACATGGGATTGATGTAACAGAACTTCCTGGAGTTGCCGGATGGCTG GATAATCTTCTTGCTGTTGCATTTGAGCAGACACTAGTCGAG CCCAACATGCTAGTAATTGACATGGAGAAATTTGTATCGCCCCAACCAG ACGAAAGCTGGTTTTCTGTCGATGCCAAGGAGCCCATCGCTCATGTTATTTTGGAAGTCCTTGAAGCAGAAAACATGAAGCCAGCAGATTTTAATG GATTGGCTGATCCATACGTTAAGGGGCGTCTTGGACCATATAGATTCAGGAGCAAGACTCAGAAGAAAACATTAGCTCCACAGTGGCAAGAGGAGTTCAAGATTCCAGTCTGTTCATGGGAATCTCCCAACAATATGCTTAACGTAGAAGTTCGTGACAAAGACCATTTTTCTCAAGATGATACATTGGG AGATTATTCCATCAACGTCTGCGATTATAGGGATGGCCAGAGGCATGATATATGGTTGTCTCTTCAGAACGTTAAAATGGGGAGATTACGTCTTGCCATAACTGTACTTGAAGGCAGCGAAAAG GGTGCAGAGAAGTCATACGAGAGAGCAAAAATGGACCACAAACAGGAGAGAAATTCTGTTGATATGGATGTTGATATGGATACCGCTGAAACGGGCTCCTTATCAACTGATTTGGATAAGCAATCGTCAAAAGTTGCAGATAAATATGAACCGATTAACATAGAAGGGCAGCAGGAGACTGGTATGTGGGCACACCACCCTGGCAGTGAAGTACCACAAGTATGGGAACCGAGAAAGGGAAAGAGTCGAGTTATTGACGGGGAAATCCATGGTTCTGACGCTGATTCAACGGGAAGTTTTAAGTCAAAAACTGGGGGATCTACTCGGGGTGATGAATGCATGCCTGATGAAAGTAATGGAACTAAGAAGCACTCGACGAATCTAATCAACAGGGGTTTTCATAAGATCGGCTCCCTTTTCCACAGAAGTCAAAGAAATGAGGAGAAGTCTGGAAATCTTGGAGAGCCTGTTCCATCTCCGCATGCTAATCTAAAGGCAGTGAACGCAAAGGAAATCGGGGTGAAGTTTATAATGGATGACTCGGTTTCAAGAACTCCTAGAGAAGATGGTACAGAGAGTAATGAGGGAAATGGTCAAGGTAGCGCCAAAAAGGGCAAAGTCAAAGAGAGGGCGAAGAATATTCTAAAAATTGCAGTTTCTCGGAAGTCATCACGAAAATCTAAAGGTGAGTCAGAATCAACAGCGTCAGAGAGAGATCTCTCCGTGGAATCTGATTCCTCTGATGATGACTATTCGCTATCAGTTGGCTCACCTCTAGTTGATGGCCGTTCAGTGAGCAGCCGTTTGATAGACAGCACTGGCGTTGAGAATTCCAACGACAGCACAATGAAGAGCAGTGGATCGGTAGACACAGAAAGCACGAAAGAAGTAGTTCATACTGGTTCTGAGGGCTTATGA
- the LOC104118241 gene encoding protein MAIN-LIKE 2-like has product MEVPPMHPGPASRELLLLQGNHRSSYIWDGQCLAQTFCPKRIDDMWEFIRDYPLHPRIVRRLQDTGFYRIIEIGQWQFDWALITAMIERWRPETYTFHLSIGEATIMIEDVEVLFGLPVDGLPVAYPLALRDYKGVHYLYMLQRLTSFQPAELTTLSGASRLQPTLVWKHLAAMDAEITDDSLSEDIDRHTRLLLLLIFDGVLFPNTSGNIVSLRLLHHLERLDDLPGYSWGEVVLGYLYRQMCRTCMGTQRDVAGFLPLLQFYQLGLQMLQHNGEGAVALHVFGCRVTDLAVETLRRA; this is encoded by the exons atggaggttccccctatgcatcccggacctgcatctcgagagctactgttgctacaggGCAACCATAGGTCTTCATACATCTGGGATGGGCAGTGTCTGGCCCAGACATTCTGCCCCAAACgtatagacgatatgtgggagttcattagggactacccactccatccccgtatagttagACGCCTTCAGGATACAGGTTTCTATAGGATCATAGAGATCGGCCAGTGGCAGTTCGACTGGGCATTGATCACggctatgatagagcggtggcgaccggagacgtaCACATTTCATCTATCCATCGGCGAGGCTACCATCATGATTGAGGACGTGGAGGTTCTTTTTGGGCTGCCTGTCGATGGATTACCTGTAGCTTACCCGCTTGCTCTTAGAGACTATAAAGGAGTGCATTACCTGTATATGTTGCAGCGGCTTACCAGTTTTCAGCCAGCGGAGCTGACTACATTGAGTGGGGCCAGTCGATTGCAGCCGACGCTCGTATGGAAGCATCTGGCGGCGATGGATGCGGAGATTACGGATGATTCACTGTCGGAGGATATCGACCGGCACACGAGATTGTTGTTATTGCTGATATTTGATGGTGtactgttcccgaacacttcagGAAACATAGTCAGTTTGAGATTACTACATCATTTAGAgaggctagatgatttacctggtTACAGCTGGGGTGAAGTTGTTCTAGGTTACCTGTATAGGCAGATGTGTCGGACGTGCATGGGCACCCAGAGAGACGTTGCCGGATTTTTACCGTTgttgcag TTCTACCAGTTAGGACTGCAGATGTTGCAGCATAACGGCGAGGGAGCGGTagctttgcacgtgtttggctgtCGGGTTACTGATCTTGCTGTCGAGACATTGAGACGTGCCTGA
- the LOC138893687 gene encoding uncharacterized protein, with product MRILKNKIRAKLFKVQLKGNSRKMQWLIEMVYLLGVSKNLKKALKYLLPPLVLEEPFLEKHKLHHYRRRIGFPNAIANSSGKFWLFWDNDYSCNVISDKSQQITLEVKHITKHEPLWITVVYAKTKARRKKNLWRQLTRISNQIDIPWSIGGDFNIIMDASEKKGGNLHRLSKSIDFIKCMDECGMSDVGYSRSDYTWTNGRKKWKRILQRLDRVFYNDAWSSSFPIAIVRHLPKTGSDHNVLLYNCAEATTPPIKYFRCLDFWVDQPDSLRVVEEFWEEKPYRNAMYILHQKLKNLSHCLIRWSRENIRNIFYKVEEHEQQIENMVIIYDHDDSEINISRLYSLYAKGLKQGNPLSPGLFVIAAETLSKALNYLHTKEKYNGFSMNNRGPRINHLAYADDIVIFTSSDKCSIKKVMKTLHQYEEAPGQKISKEKSFILTSNYVSDQRKNMIKRVTNYNYQSFPFKYLGCSIFPGRKKICYYVDIAKKVMFKINGWQKNIFSLGGRAILIKHVLQSQAFHTFDAASPPKAILRKLEKYFSNFFWRKAENKNKYHWSSWNNICYPFEEGGAGFKKLDDLCKTFTAKRWWRLRIDDNLWAQFMKAKYFSRSHPVARALDFGTSTWKEFMHLKRRLNLTSCGKLTREVSPSGGTTGHVLGHWVFMKKNGVEVDMTWSWSQLCQKIERYRPNICSRAVTWDKPPDG from the exons ATGAGAATCTTGAAAAACAAAATACGAGCAAAACTATTCAAAGTCCAGCTAAAAGGGAACTCAAGAAAGATGCAGTGGTTAATAGAGATGGTCTATCTCCTAGGGGTGTCAAAGAACCTCAAAAAAGCTCTAAAATATCTACTACCACCTCTAGTactagag GAACCATTTCTAGAGAAGCATAAATTGCATCATTATAGAAGAAGGATTGGCTTCCCCAATGCCATTGCTAACTCTTCTGGAAAATTTTGGCTCTTTTGGGATAATGACTACTCCTGTAACGTAATCAGTGATAAATCTCAACAAATAACTCTGGAAGTTAAGCATATTACGAAACATGAACCTCTATGGATTACTGTGGTATATGCTAAAACCAAGGCTAGAAGAAAGAAGAATTTGTGGAGACAGTTGACTAGAATTAGTAATCAGATAGACATACCATGGTCTATTGGTGGtgattttaatattattatgGATGCTAGTGAGAAAAAAGGAGGGAATCTCCATAGGCTCAGCAAAAGTATTGATTTCATCAAATGTATGGATGAGTGTGGTATGTCTGATGTTGGTTACTCTAGGAGTGATTATACTTGGACTAATGGAAGGAAAAAATGGAAGAGGATTCTTCAAAGATTAGACAGAGTCTTCTATAATGACGCATGGTCCTCTAGTTTCCCTATAGCTATTGTGAGGCATCTCCCTAAAACAGGGTCTGATCATAATGTATTACTCTACAATTGTGCTGAAGCAACTACTCCTCCTATAAAATATTTCAGGTGTTTGGATTTTTGGGTAGATCAACCTGACTCTTTGAGGGTGGTTGAAGAGTTTTGGGAGGAGAAACCTTACAGAAATGCTATGTACATCTTGCACCAAAAGTTGAAAAATCTTTCTCATTGTCTTATTAGATGGTCTAGAGAGAAtattagaaatattttttataaagttGAAGAACACGAGCAACAGATTGAAaatatggtgattatttatgatCATGATGATAGTGAAATCAACATAAGTAGACTTTACTCTCTTTATGCTAA GGGTTTAAAACAAGGCAATCCTCTCTCTCCAGGTCTTTTTGTCATTGCTGCTGAAACTTTATCTAAAGCTTTAAATTATCTCCATACCAAggaaaaatataatgggttctcTATGAACAATAGGGGTCCTAGGATTAATCACCTTGCTTATGCAGATGATATTGTCATATTCACTTCTAGTGACAAATGTTCTATCAAGAAGGTCATGAAGACCCTTCATCAATATGAAGAGGCCCCAGGTCAGAAAATTAGTAAGGAAAAAAGTTTCATTCTAACTTCTAATTATGTCTCTGATCAGAGAAAGAACATGATTAAGAGAGTTACTAACTACAACTACCAATCCTTTCCGTTTAAGTATTTGGGTTGCTCTATCTTTCCTGGAAGGAAAAAGATTTGTTACTATGTTGATATTGCAAAAAAGGTTATGTTCAAGATTAATGGTTGGCAGAAAAATATCTTTTCTTTAGGTGGGAGAGCTATTTTGATTAAACATGTTCTACAATCTCAGGCTTTCCACACATTTGATGCAGCCTCTCCTCCCAAAGCTATTCTTAGGAAACTTGAGAAGTACTTCTCTAATTTTTTCTGGAGAAAAGctgaaaataaaaacaaataccATTGGAGCTCTTGGAATAATATTTGTTATCCATTTGAGGAAGGAGGAGCTGGATTTAAGAAGTTGGATGATTTGTGTAAAACTTTTACTGCCAAAAGATGGTGGAGACTTAGAATTGATGATAATCTCTGGGCTCAGTTCATGAAAGCAAAATACTTTTCTAGAAGTCATCCTGTGGCTAGAGCCTTGGATTTTGGTACATCTACTTGGAAAGAATTTATGCATTTGAAAAGAAGATTAAACCTCACGTCTTGTGGAAAGTTAACGAGGGAAGTATCTCCTTCTGGTGGGACAACTGGACATGTCTTGGGCCATTGG gtatttatgaagaagaatggTGTTGAAGTGGACATGACATGGTCCTGGAGTCAATTGTGCCAAAAGATAGAAAGATATAGACCCAACATATGTAGCAGAGCAGTAACATGGGATAAACCACCTGATGGATAG